A single genomic interval of Psychroserpens sp. NJDZ02 harbors:
- a CDS encoding protein-disulfide reductase DsbD family protein produces MKYITAFILFFITVLSVNAQVLKPVKWTTEVKKISDTEYNLIYNANIDDHWHVYSQTLPEGGAIPTEFFYQEDVLNNDFELVGNAVESESITEFDKVFQMELSYFDNAATFTQKIKVTNPNISSIEAEISFQACDDTKCIFESEIVTFKLKKNKTSKIFDPVKWTSKIKKVNDTDYELVYTATLEDKWHIYSQNNTEPMGPIPTEITFKDNENNDYKIIGKLEESQTITKYENAFAMDVTYFEKQAIFTQKIKVLNPAIKKIEAEAYYQACDDEKCLAPTSFQFINNLDGSQGLVETLAIDAQDLDKSRALSLGVTGWDKYKKEDVKEETNFGIFVLGFIGGLIALLTPCVFPMIPLTVSFFTKSAENSKKGLANAIIYGLFILIIYVLLSLPFHFLDSLNPEILNTISTNVILNIVFFFILAFFAFSFFGFYEITLPASWGNKMDETSSRVGGIIGIFFMALTLAIVSFSCTGPILGSLLAGSLTSDGGAMQLTAGMSGFGLALALPFTLFAMFPKWLNSLPKSGGWLNSVKVVLGFLELGMAFKFLSNADLVKHWGLLKREVFIGIWIIIGIGLLLYLLGKIKFPHDSPLKKLSFSRISFAVLVGAFVIYLIPGLTNTKYANLKLLSGFPPPLPYSLYEKDSDCPLGLNCYKDIDEGLVAAKEENKPIMLDFTGWACVNCRKMEEQVWSQDAIYQILKDEYIIVSLYVDDRKELPKEEQFKFVKANGNLKNIKTIGDKWATLQTLNFQNNSQPFYVLVNDKMELLNHTTAYTPSADEYLEWLKEGLENFKK; encoded by the coding sequence ATGAAGTATATAACCGCTTTTATACTATTTTTTATTACTGTTTTAAGTGTTAATGCACAAGTATTAAAACCAGTAAAATGGACAACTGAGGTCAAGAAAATATCTGACACAGAATATAACTTGATTTATAATGCTAATATAGACGATCATTGGCATGTGTATTCGCAGACGTTACCTGAAGGAGGTGCAATTCCTACTGAGTTTTTTTACCAAGAAGATGTTTTAAATAATGATTTTGAGTTAGTTGGTAACGCTGTGGAAAGTGAGAGTATTACTGAATTTGATAAAGTATTTCAAATGGAGTTGTCTTATTTTGATAATGCGGCGACATTCACTCAAAAAATAAAAGTTACAAATCCAAATATCTCCTCAATTGAGGCTGAAATTAGTTTTCAAGCGTGTGATGACACAAAATGTATTTTTGAAAGCGAAATTGTAACATTTAAGTTAAAAAAAAATAAAACTTCAAAAATATTTGATCCCGTAAAATGGACTTCGAAAATAAAAAAGGTAAACGATACTGATTATGAGTTAGTTTATACTGCAACGTTAGAAGATAAATGGCATATTTATTCTCAGAATAATACGGAACCAATGGGACCTATTCCAACTGAGATTACTTTTAAGGATAACGAGAATAACGATTATAAGATTATAGGTAAATTAGAGGAGTCTCAGACTATTACAAAGTATGAAAATGCATTTGCAATGGATGTTACTTATTTTGAAAAACAAGCAATCTTCACTCAAAAAATTAAAGTATTAAATCCTGCTATCAAAAAAATAGAAGCAGAAGCATATTATCAAGCCTGCGATGACGAAAAATGCTTGGCTCCAACTTCATTTCAATTTATAAATAATCTTGATGGAAGTCAGGGTCTTGTAGAGACTTTAGCTATTGATGCACAGGATTTAGATAAATCAAGAGCACTTAGTTTAGGCGTTACTGGTTGGGATAAATACAAAAAGGAAGACGTTAAAGAAGAGACTAACTTCGGGATATTTGTTCTTGGATTTATTGGTGGTTTAATAGCATTGTTAACACCGTGTGTGTTTCCAATGATACCGTTAACGGTATCTTTTTTTACAAAAAGTGCTGAAAATTCTAAAAAAGGATTAGCCAACGCGATTATTTATGGGCTTTTTATATTAATAATATACGTGTTATTATCATTACCGTTTCACTTTTTAGATTCATTAAATCCAGAAATATTAAATACAATATCTACCAATGTGATTTTAAATATTGTTTTCTTTTTCATCTTAGCCTTTTTTGCATTCTCATTCTTTGGGTTTTACGAGATTACTTTACCTGCATCATGGGGTAATAAAATGGATGAAACATCGTCTAGAGTTGGTGGGATTATCGGTATATTTTTTATGGCATTAACTTTAGCAATAGTATCTTTTTCTTGTACAGGTCCTATTTTAGGGTCATTATTAGCAGGGTCATTAACTAGTGACGGTGGCGCTATGCAATTAACTGCAGGAATGAGTGGTTTTGGACTTGCTTTAGCATTACCATTTACATTGTTTGCGATGTTTCCAAAATGGTTAAACTCATTACCAAAATCTGGAGGTTGGTTAAATTCAGTTAAAGTAGTTTTAGGATTTTTAGAATTAGGTATGGCATTTAAGTTTTTATCAAATGCAGATTTAGTTAAGCATTGGGGGCTTTTAAAGCGTGAAGTATTTATTGGTATTTGGATTATAATAGGTATTGGTTTATTGCTATATTTATTAGGGAAAATAAAGTTTCCGCATGATAGTCCACTAAAAAAGTTAAGCTTTAGTCGCATATCATTTGCAGTTTTAGTTGGTGCATTTGTTATATACTTAATCCCTGGATTAACAAATACAAAATATGCTAACTTAAAATTACTTAGTGGTTTTCCGCCACCTTTACCATATAGTCTTTATGAGAAAGATAGCGATTGTCCGTTAGGTTTAAATTGTTATAAAGATATTGACGAAGGTCTTGTAGCTGCAAAAGAAGAAAACAAACCAATCATGTTAGATTTTACCGGTTGGGCGTGTGTCAACTGTAGAAAAATGGAAGAACAAGTGTGGAGTCAAGATGCTATTTATCAAATATTAAAAGACGAATACATAATTGTATCTTTATATGTGGATGACCGAAAAGAATTACCAAAAGAGGAACAATTTAAATTTGTTAAAGCTAATGGTAATTTAAAAAATATTAAGACCATTGGAGACAAGTGGGCCACATTACAAACTTTAAATTTCCAAAATAATTCGCAACCATTCTATGTTTTGGTTAATGATAAAATGGAACTTTTAAATCATACAACAGCATATACGCCAAGTGCAGACGAGTATCTTGAATGGCTGAAAGAGGGATTAGAAAATTTTAAAAAATAA